One Paenibacillus riograndensis SBR5 DNA segment encodes these proteins:
- the mgrA gene encoding L-glyceraldehyde 3-phosphate reductase, producing MVYVANDERYERMRYNRTGRSGLKLPAISLGLWHNFGGINTYENGREMITRSFDLGITHFDLANNYGPPAGSAEEMFGKVLARDLAPYRDELVVSTKAGYYMWPGPYGDWGSRKYMLASLDQSLKRLGLDYVDIFYSHRPDPETPLEETMGALDTAVRSGKALYVGLSNYTAEQTAEAVRILTSLGTPLLIHQPRYSMLDRWIEGGLQDVLEEHGIGSIAFTPLAQGLLTSKYLNGIPEDSRAAGPSASLNESRITPEVLRKIHALNQLAVSRGLSLAQFALLWTLRGGRVTSALIGASRVSQIEENIAALSHGEFSQEELDRIETILKTDSE from the coding sequence ATGGTATATGTGGCTAACGATGAACGGTATGAAAGGATGCGTTACAACCGCACGGGCAGATCCGGCCTAAAGCTTCCGGCAATTTCACTGGGACTCTGGCATAATTTTGGCGGCATCAATACCTATGAAAATGGCCGGGAGATGATTACCCGCTCGTTCGATCTTGGAATCACCCATTTTGATCTAGCCAATAACTACGGACCGCCCGCGGGGTCGGCGGAGGAAATGTTCGGCAAGGTGCTTGCCCGCGACCTGGCTCCCTACCGTGATGAGCTGGTTGTTTCAACCAAGGCAGGGTATTATATGTGGCCCGGCCCCTATGGGGACTGGGGTTCACGTAAATATATGCTGGCGAGCCTCGATCAGAGCCTGAAGCGGCTGGGGCTGGATTATGTGGATATTTTTTATTCGCACCGGCCTGACCCGGAGACGCCGCTGGAAGAAACGATGGGCGCTCTGGATACTGCGGTCCGTTCCGGCAAGGCGCTGTATGTCGGGCTGTCCAACTATACGGCGGAGCAGACCGCCGAGGCTGTCCGTATTCTTACCAGCCTCGGCACGCCGCTGCTGATTCATCAGCCCCGGTACTCCATGCTGGACCGCTGGATTGAAGGCGGGCTGCAGGATGTGCTGGAGGAGCATGGCATCGGCAGCATCGCCTTCACCCCGCTGGCGCAGGGCCTGCTGACCAGCAAATATCTCAACGGGATTCCGGAGGATTCCCGGGCGGCAGGGCCGTCCGCTTCTCTGAACGAAAGCCGGATTACCCCCGAGGTGCTGCGCAAAATTCACGCGCTCAACCAGCTTGCCGTCTCGCGCGGCCTCTCCCTGGCGCAGTTCGCGCTGCTCTGGACCCTGCGCGGCGGCCGGGTTACCTCTGCGCTGATCGGCGCGAGCCGCGTCAGCCAGATTGAAGAGAATATCGCCGCATTATCCCACGGCGAGTTCTCG